The sequence taactaGTTAAAATTGGAAATTTCCAACAGATGACATGAGAGACATAAAGTTGGAAGGCTGATTTTGGTCCCATAATCTTAGCCATGGTTCTTGAGCACCACCCATTGATAACATTGACACATGACTCTCACCTTCATAAATAACACAAACATTTTCTGCATACTCCAATCTTTTCTCCAACTCTTGTTTTTGTGATTTCAACACCATATTTTCGGTCTCCATCGCAGTGTACCCTTTTGCGATTCCATCAATTTTCATTATCATTTCGTCTCTCTTTTTGGTGTAATGAAATATTTGGTCATTGAGATCTTTCATGTGCTGTTCTTTTTTCATTCTAGACCTCTTTGCTGATTCTCGGTTCGAAATCTTCCTCTTCAATTTTTTGTCATCCACACCTAAATAGCACTCTGATGACATGCTAGCTTGAAATTAACTTACTTTTGTATATGAAAAAGATAATAAAATGTGTacatacaaaaaaaataaataaataaataaattcaagaaaCAGAATAGAACCAATGAAGAAACACGACGGAAAATGATTGAACGAGTCGAATTTTGCATAAAAGTGTGACAAAAATCATATCACTTTGGTTTTTTGTGTTGGTTTTTGTTCTTGTTTGATCATTATATATAGACTCTTAAAGAACTTTCAAACCTCTAATGTGTTTGTATGTTTTTTTCATATGATTTATCTGCGTGTATATATAGATATAAGTTAGGAAGTTCTAGAAGTTGAGGAACTAGTATTGTAATCAAGGGTCATTTGTTTGTATGCAAAAGAAGACTTTATTTGAAAAAGAAACGTAAACAGATTTGATAGCATGGTGGAATTCAATTTGGATATGGTTAAACTTTATAACAATCAATTTCTCCATGATGTGTTGTTGAACAAAACAATTAAAATAACATTTAGTGTTAACAACTTACCTTGCATCATTTTGAAATACAATTTAATAAAATTAGATAGTCAATTGATTTTTCAAGGTTGACACATTAACGATGTTTAATAAAATGATTAAGCAAATCCGTACACGACTTAGTCTTTATAGATGGCAATCATGAAGATATCCATCTGATCAATCCTTCCGCAAGT comes from Rutidosis leptorrhynchoides isolate AG116_Rl617_1_P2 chromosome 4, CSIRO_AGI_Rlap_v1, whole genome shotgun sequence and encodes:
- the LOC139842225 gene encoding bZIP transcription factor 44-like; the encoded protein is MSSECYLGVDDKKLKRKISNRESAKRSRMKKEQHMKDLNDQIFHYTKKRDEMIMKIDGIAKGYTAMETENMVLKSQKQELEKRLEYAENVCVIYEGESHVSMLSMGGAQEPWLRLWDQNQPSNFMSLMSSVGNFQF